Proteins found in one Enterococcus sp. 9D6_DIV0238 genomic segment:
- a CDS encoding beta-glucoside-specific PTS transporter subunit IIABC — protein MNYQELADKIIDNVGGEKNISGLTHCATRLRFNLKEEKKAETETLKNIAGVMGVVSKGGQYQVIIGSDVGSVYKEILKKVPTLDGQQGTSVEKDDRGAAAKVIDTITGIFTPILPAITAAGMLKAVLSLLVVFNAIDKTGQTYIIIDFMADSAFYFLPILLAASSAQKFKTNMYLAMMVGGILLHPNFTGMVNAIKEAGEGSIHLFGLPVSAVSYGSSVIPIILSVWFMSYVEPFADKISPKVIKFFSKPLITIAIVGTISLVVIGPIGYLISDAISNGIKALEEFSPWLVPTIIGAFTPLFVATGTHYGLVPIGINNRMTTGYDTVIYPGMLASNLGQGAAALAVGFKSKESSVKQLASSAGLTGLFGITEPALYGVNLRYKTPLYAAMIGGGIGGLFMGIMRVKNFTGGSPGLLTLPSYIGDDTLKHLYMACIGAAISIGISFVVSYILYKEPKVEEQSEKDVVNEVQTDSTTNVVNPIKGEITQLSAVEDGMFSAEILGKGFAVKPIEGVVYAPFSGTVTAVFDSKHAIGLTSDSGVELLIHVGIDTVQLDGEGYKYFVEKDQKVTTGDKLLEFDLEKIKEKGYNIITPVVVTNTVDFGDVITLTSPLSDPGEQVMKVIR, from the coding sequence ATGAATTATCAGGAATTAGCAGATAAAATTATCGATAATGTCGGTGGAGAAAAAAATATTAGTGGACTGACTCATTGTGCCACTAGATTACGATTTAATTTGAAAGAGGAAAAAAAGGCTGAGACAGAAACACTGAAAAATATAGCGGGTGTAATGGGCGTTGTTTCAAAAGGTGGTCAGTATCAAGTAATCATCGGTAGTGATGTCGGTAGTGTATACAAAGAGATTTTGAAAAAAGTACCAACTTTGGATGGCCAGCAAGGTACATCAGTAGAAAAAGATGATCGGGGAGCGGCAGCTAAAGTCATCGATACGATCACAGGAATTTTTACCCCGATTTTACCAGCAATCACTGCAGCTGGGATGCTAAAAGCAGTATTGTCCTTATTAGTTGTTTTTAATGCAATAGATAAAACTGGACAAACGTATATCATTATTGATTTTATGGCAGATTCGGCCTTTTATTTTCTACCGATTCTTCTAGCTGCTTCTTCTGCACAGAAGTTTAAAACAAATATGTATTTAGCAATGATGGTCGGAGGAATTTTGCTGCATCCTAATTTTACTGGTATGGTGAATGCGATCAAGGAAGCTGGTGAAGGGAGTATTCATTTGTTTGGCTTGCCGGTCTCAGCAGTTTCTTATGGTTCTTCTGTGATCCCGATCATTTTATCTGTTTGGTTTATGTCGTATGTTGAACCTTTTGCTGATAAAATATCGCCAAAAGTGATCAAATTCTTTAGCAAACCATTGATTACGATTGCTATCGTTGGAACAATTTCTCTTGTTGTAATAGGACCTATCGGTTATTTGATCAGTGACGCTATTTCAAATGGAATCAAAGCTTTGGAAGAGTTTAGTCCTTGGTTGGTCCCAACGATCATCGGCGCCTTCACACCATTGTTTGTTGCAACGGGTACACATTATGGGCTTGTTCCGATCGGTATCAATAATCGAATGACGACAGGCTATGACACAGTGATTTATCCAGGAATGTTAGCGTCTAACTTAGGGCAAGGAGCGGCTGCACTTGCAGTTGGATTTAAAAGTAAAGAGTCCTCTGTAAAACAATTAGCCTCTTCTGCTGGTTTGACAGGTTTATTTGGAATTACAGAGCCGGCTTTATATGGAGTGAATTTACGTTATAAAACGCCTTTGTATGCGGCAATGATCGGTGGCGGGATCGGCGGATTATTTATGGGGATCATGAGAGTGAAAAACTTTACTGGCGGATCACCAGGTTTACTAACTTTGCCAAGTTATATTGGTGATGATACTCTAAAACATTTGTATATGGCATGTATCGGCGCAGCGATCAGTATTGGTATTTCTTTTGTTGTATCGTACATTTTATACAAAGAACCTAAGGTAGAAGAGCAAAGTGAAAAAGATGTTGTCAATGAAGTTCAAACGGATTCAACGACAAATGTTGTCAATCCGATCAAAGGTGAAATCACTCAACTCTCAGCCGTAGAAGATGGTATGTTTTCAGCAGAAATTTTAGGTAAAGGATTTGCAGTAAAACCGATAGAAGGTGTAGTTTACGCACCTTTTTCAGGAACTGTCACAGCTGTTTTTGACTCTAAGCATGCAATTGGTTTGACGAGTGATTCTGGTGTGGAGCTCTTGATCCATGTGGGAATCGATACCGTACAACTGGATGGTGAAGGCTATAAATATTTTGTTGAAAAAGATCAGAAAGTGACAACAGGAGATAAACTATTGGAATTTGACTTAGAGAAAATCAAAGAAAAAGGGTATAATATCATTACACCTGTTGTTGTAACAAATACAGTCGATTTTGGAGATGTTATTACGTTGACAAGTCCATTGTCTGATCCAGGCGAGCAGGTAATGAAAGTCATACGATAA
- the licT gene encoding BglG family transcription antiterminator LicT, translated as MEVKKVINNNIVKSLNLDGQEVLVMGKGIGFKKTVGDVIDDRLIEKVYTSNADLTTNKLTQLLSNVRLEHLQVANEIIGFAKVSLGKKLNENIYLTLTDHIDYAIERHNSGLPVRNALLWEIKRFYNHEYLIGKEALNIISNRLDITLPEDEAGFIALHIVNAELDLSQVSQVSEMTKVIQKIINIVKYHYKTDLDEYTLNYERFITHLKFFVQRLFSGIELDKDKDEGFLFMLKEKYQEEYLCALKIREYIGKEFGRDLKEDEMIYLTIHIRRITNN; from the coding sequence ATGGAAGTAAAAAAAGTAATCAATAATAATATCGTCAAGTCACTCAATCTGGATGGCCAAGAAGTTCTTGTGATGGGGAAAGGTATCGGCTTTAAGAAAACAGTCGGCGATGTGATCGATGACCGTTTGATTGAAAAAGTTTATACAAGTAATGCCGATTTAACAACTAATAAGTTAACTCAGCTGCTTTCGAATGTCCGCTTGGAGCATTTACAAGTAGCGAATGAGATTATTGGTTTTGCCAAAGTTTCTTTAGGAAAAAAATTGAATGAGAATATTTATCTGACATTGACAGATCATATCGACTATGCGATCGAACGACATAATAGCGGTTTACCGGTAAGAAATGCACTTTTGTGGGAAATCAAGCGTTTTTATAATCACGAATATTTGATCGGAAAAGAAGCGCTGAATATCATCTCCAATCGCTTGGATATCACGTTACCGGAAGATGAAGCTGGATTCATCGCCTTGCATATCGTCAATGCTGAACTTGATTTATCACAAGTTAGTCAAGTATCTGAGATGACAAAAGTGATTCAAAAAATCATCAATATTGTTAAGTATCATTATAAGACGGATTTAGATGAATATACGTTAAATTATGAGCGATTCATTACACATTTGAAGTTTTTTGTTCAGCGTTTATTTAGTGGAATAGAACTGGACAAGGATAAAGATGAAGGTTTCTTATTTATGTTAAAAGAAAAGTATCAGGAAGAATATCTCTGTGCTTTGAAGATTCGTGAGTATATAGGCAAAGAATTCGGTCGAGATTTAAAAGAGGATGAGATGATCTATCTCACGATCCATATTAGAAGAATTACAAACAATTAA
- a CDS encoding tyrosine-protein phosphatase yields MQMLQIEREADHLKINLPDSVRLPAKVYYSREDSMTESTTSFLEFREAGWQMFKDPDPKTRLYFELFSGSDVFIGAERRLPLDHLYNCRDLGGYYTARGQMTRWGLVFRSDALHQIDEEEQKYIERLGIKRIIDFRSPQEIAKDPNKSILLSETVNFNPHADVAQQASTQTVSKKDEEKIAQLEKMVSTDAGREQLVKNRNVMSKQMEQLVLGEKAVNAYQRFFSTLLEADSTPLIFHCQGGKDRTGWAAAIYLSALGVDKDQVYQDYLLTDKMNAPRNAKRMAIYKKYTDNEDVLAFLSSLQLTKKEYLDGAFNAVEKTFGTMEKYLKLSLGITDKQLDLLREKYLY; encoded by the coding sequence ATGCAGATGCTGCAAATTGAAAGAGAAGCAGATCATTTAAAAATCAATCTACCAGATTCAGTGAGACTTCCTGCTAAAGTATATTATAGTCGTGAAGATTCTATGACTGAATCAACAACTTCATTTCTAGAATTTAGAGAGGCAGGTTGGCAGATGTTTAAGGATCCTGACCCAAAAACACGTCTTTATTTTGAATTATTTTCGGGTTCTGATGTCTTTATTGGCGCTGAACGGCGTTTACCATTAGATCATTTGTATAACTGTCGCGATCTAGGTGGCTACTATACAGCACGTGGTCAGATGACTCGGTGGGGTCTAGTCTTTCGCTCGGATGCTTTGCATCAAATCGATGAGGAGGAGCAAAAGTATATTGAACGGCTTGGAATCAAGCGAATCATTGATTTTCGTTCGCCGCAAGAAATAGCGAAAGACCCTAACAAGTCGATTTTATTGAGTGAAACAGTCAATTTTAATCCTCATGCGGATGTGGCTCAGCAAGCTAGTACCCAAACTGTTTCAAAAAAAGATGAAGAAAAAATTGCTCAGCTCGAAAAAATGGTAAGTACAGATGCAGGAAGAGAACAGTTAGTAAAGAATCGCAATGTGATGAGTAAACAAATGGAACAATTGGTATTAGGTGAAAAAGCAGTCAATGCCTATCAACGATTTTTCTCGACATTATTAGAAGCAGATTCTACACCACTGATTTTTCATTGTCAGGGGGGAAAAGACAGAACAGGTTGGGCAGCTGCGATTTATTTAAGTGCGTTAGGTGTCGATAAAGACCAAGTTTATCAAGATTATTTACTTACAGATAAGATGAATGCACCTAGAAATGCTAAGCGAATGGCTATTTACAAAAAATATACAGATAATGAAGATGTTCTTGCATTTTTATCCTCCTTGCAATTAACTAAAAAAGAATATCTTGATGGTGCCTTCAATGCAGTTGAAAAAACATTTGGAACGATGGAAAAGTATTTGAAACTTAGCTTAGGTATAACAGATAAGCAGCTGGATCTTTTGAGAGAAAAGTATTTATATTAA
- a CDS encoding PTS sugar transporter subunit IIC: MSEVKKSSFINGLNVFVNKFSNNTFVKSIANGMMMTLPITIVGSLTTIIGMIPGLPEIVTKACSLGTSISSNLITIYIIIGISCAMAREKKGDTIASIILSLASFFVLTPITAFDIGGEKPAMAYELTYLGSKGIFVGMIVALVVTWLFAKMVEKRITFRMPESVPTAIAKTFEAIVPAAIIFIVVIIISTLFAETRFGNVHDFIYTNLQTPLESLGGSIWSALFIMFLSELLWFFGIHGSMVVGSVIAVLFTSQAYANMEAVAAGEAATNIINSFFLDAFKGPRALALAVILVWMSKSEKFKSIGKISFIPSIFGITEPMKFGIPMIMNAVIFIPLTLSAAVCVGIAYIATIIGFLPVISVNVPKNLPTFLSGFMAAGWQGLVVQLIQFVVVLLLYLPFIKKLDKQGVIEEAATLENQ; the protein is encoded by the coding sequence ATAAATTTTCAAATAATACTTTTGTAAAAAGTATTGCTAATGGGATGATGATGACTCTGCCGATCACGATCGTTGGGAGTTTGACGACGATCATTGGTATGATTCCAGGATTACCGGAAATCGTGACAAAAGCATGTTCGTTAGGTACTTCGATTTCAAGTAATTTGATCACGATCTATATTATTATTGGGATTTCTTGCGCGATGGCAAGAGAGAAGAAAGGGGACACGATCGCGTCAATTATTTTGTCATTGGCTTCTTTCTTTGTTTTAACACCGATCACCGCTTTTGATATCGGCGGAGAAAAGCCTGCAATGGCGTATGAGCTGACTTATTTAGGATCTAAAGGGATTTTTGTTGGAATGATCGTAGCGTTAGTTGTGACATGGCTATTTGCTAAAATGGTCGAAAAAAGAATTACATTCCGTATGCCGGAAAGTGTACCAACAGCTATTGCAAAGACATTTGAAGCAATCGTACCAGCAGCTATTATATTTATCGTTGTTATTATAATCAGTACATTGTTTGCAGAAACAAGATTTGGGAATGTCCATGATTTTATTTATACTAATTTACAAACTCCTCTTGAATCATTGGGTGGTTCGATTTGGTCAGCGTTGTTCATTATGTTTTTATCTGAGTTACTTTGGTTTTTTGGAATTCATGGCAGTATGGTCGTTGGATCAGTGATCGCTGTTTTATTTACGTCACAAGCTTATGCTAATATGGAAGCTGTTGCTGCTGGAGAAGCTGCTACGAATATCATCAATTCATTTTTCTTAGATGCATTTAAAGGACCAAGAGCTTTGGCTTTAGCAGTGATCTTAGTCTGGATGAGCAAAAGCGAAAAATTCAAATCGATTGGAAAAATCTCATTCATTCCAAGTATTTTTGGGATCACAGAACCGATGAAATTTGGGATTCCGATGATCATGAATGCAGTCATCTTTATTCCTTTGACACTCTCAGCGGCAGTTTGTGTGGGCATTGCCTATATTGCAACAATCATTGGATTTTTACCGGTGATCAGCGTGAATGTGCCGAAAAATCTTCCGACATTTTTATCTGGATTTATGGCAGCAGGCTGGCAAGGATTAGTGGTACAGCTGATCCAGTTTGTTGTGGTACTATTGTTATATCTACCATTCATAAAAAAATTAGATAAACAAGGAGTCATTGAAGAAGCTGCAACGCTTGAAAATCAATAG